In Gemmatimonas sp., one genomic interval encodes:
- a CDS encoding S9 family peptidase, whose amino-acid sequence MSRATVRLLIAGAPFGMLLGAPLGTSLGAQSAAPRALSARELTAIRSAVSSEPQWSPDGTMLMFTSPLGEGGVWAVPSSGGFPRSLNVRTGGTTFLGSAQPEWSPDGKWLSYVSTKSGSPELWLSSVVDGQDRQLTHLGGRIGSYAWAPDGSAIAFSDDKLGNHDIWTVRIADGQLRRLTTGPLLEVSPGWTPDGRQVVYVRLDSTWRHHDVMTMAPDGSGSRVIVKDTGLFDYQAGGAFGPALVSPDGTHLLFRSQRSGWMNYWVAPMKGGEARQIAAEPANQSGARWSPDGRHILYLSLQNGTQHVRAVALSGGASRSLASPSGMGMVSAANWSPDGRRVSYVLASPTTPGDLYVVPFAGGQATRLTNSDPPAHVAQSLIVPEKLTYRSEDGLEISAYLYRPRGLAINEKAPGLLWIHGGPTAQFSDALQRDVQFFAMRGYAVLLPNIRGSSGYGRAFEEANNGCWGRCDLLDVLAGVAVLKKLPEVRQDRMGITGTSYGGYMSMAAPVFAPSVFQAAIAASGYGDWVHTVAEQETRHVKLLEHEFGPLKDNLEKYRRSSPIYELDKLQTPIMVVHGAATAIPRSDASRLFADRLEMLYKPFVYRTYPNENYYISSRENTVALLHDMLGFFHQHLKDGAVHGEERAPPR is encoded by the coding sequence CGCTCGGCACGTCACTCGGTGCACAGTCGGCAGCACCGCGCGCGCTGTCGGCGCGTGAACTCACGGCAATTCGGTCTGCAGTCTCGAGCGAGCCGCAGTGGTCCCCCGATGGCACCATGCTCATGTTCACTTCGCCGCTGGGTGAGGGGGGGGTGTGGGCGGTCCCCTCCAGCGGCGGTTTCCCCAGGTCTCTCAACGTGAGGACCGGGGGCACCACCTTTCTGGGGTCGGCGCAGCCGGAATGGTCACCAGACGGCAAGTGGCTCTCGTATGTGTCGACGAAATCCGGAAGCCCGGAGCTGTGGCTCAGTTCCGTGGTCGATGGCCAGGACCGTCAGCTGACGCACCTTGGTGGGCGCATCGGTTCGTACGCGTGGGCGCCCGATGGATCTGCCATCGCCTTCTCGGACGACAAGCTGGGCAACCACGACATCTGGACCGTCCGGATCGCCGATGGGCAGTTGCGGCGCCTGACGACTGGGCCGCTCCTCGAGGTTTCCCCTGGCTGGACACCAGACGGGCGTCAGGTGGTCTACGTCCGACTCGACTCCACGTGGCGCCACCATGACGTCATGACGATGGCGCCCGATGGGAGCGGCTCGCGCGTCATCGTGAAGGACACCGGCCTTTTCGACTACCAGGCGGGAGGGGCCTTCGGCCCGGCGCTGGTCTCCCCCGATGGCACGCACCTGCTCTTTCGTTCGCAGCGATCGGGGTGGATGAACTACTGGGTGGCGCCGATGAAGGGCGGCGAGGCACGGCAGATCGCCGCGGAGCCAGCCAATCAGAGTGGCGCCCGCTGGTCGCCTGATGGCCGCCACATTCTGTATCTCTCGTTGCAGAATGGCACGCAGCACGTGCGGGCGGTGGCCCTGTCCGGCGGCGCATCGCGCTCATTGGCTTCGCCGTCCGGAATGGGGATGGTGTCGGCGGCCAACTGGTCACCCGATGGACGTCGGGTGAGCTATGTCCTCGCCTCACCGACGACCCCAGGCGATCTCTACGTCGTCCCGTTCGCTGGGGGGCAGGCCACGCGGCTGACGAATTCGGACCCTCCGGCGCACGTGGCGCAATCGCTCATCGTGCCGGAGAAGCTCACTTACCGATCGGAGGACGGCCTCGAGATTTCCGCGTATCTGTACCGGCCACGCGGGCTCGCCATCAACGAGAAGGCACCAGGGTTGCTGTGGATTCATGGAGGACCCACGGCGCAGTTCAGCGATGCGCTGCAGCGCGACGTGCAGTTCTTCGCGATGCGTGGATATGCCGTCCTGCTGCCGAATATTCGCGGCAGCTCAGGCTATGGCCGTGCCTTCGAGGAAGCCAACAACGGCTGCTGGGGGCGCTGCGATCTGCTGGATGTTCTGGCGGGAGTCGCCGTGCTGAAGAAGCTGCCCGAGGTGCGCCAGGACAGGATGGGGATTACCGGCACGAGCTACGGCGGGTACATGAGCATGGCGGCGCCCGTCTTTGCGCCCTCGGTGTTCCAGGCCGCCATTGCCGCGTCCGGCTACGGCGACTGGGTGCACACGGTGGCCGAGCAGGAAACGCGACACGTGAAGCTGCTGGAACACGAGTTCGGTCCGCTCAAAGACAATTTGGAGAAGTATCGCCGCAGTTCACCGATCTACGAGCTGGACAAGCTCCAGACGCCGATCATGGTGGTGCACGGCGCTGCCACCGCCATTCCGCGATCCGATGCATCGCGGTTGTTCGCCGACCGCCTCGAGATGCTCTACAAGCCGTTCGTCTATCGCACGTATCCCAACGAGAACTATTACATCTCAAGCCGGGAGAACACGGTCGCCCTGCTCCACGACATGCTGGGGTTCTTTCACCAGCATCTGAAAGACGGTGCGGTGCACGGTGAAGAGCGCGCCCCTCCGCGCTAG
- a CDS encoding alkaline phosphatase family protein, translated as MTHDTTAARRLLLVVADGVRPDVLAEEMDAGRAPTLAALRARGSAHTVTTSFPSVTGPAYVPFLMGQHPARVGLPGLRWYDRSRTLRWAPGQSRSYAGIDIWHVDGDVAAHVPTLLEYAQPSLAAMSMIGRGATHGRIGRGVGWMLRAAPAHFRGDLQGWRRVERQATAAFLSRFRTVRPRMAVLAILSADKFAHKHGARSAVVRTAIADVDAAVAQALAIASRDGWRESLHVWVTGDHGHDEVTNHEDLHGWLQGEGLRVRAHPQLRVSNPDVVLMVGGNAMAHLYFAPGERERRWWHAHAATWNRLLDRLVERPAIDLLAVNRDAHTVQVRHAAHGAAEVRRHDGPQGSRWSYVCNDGDPLGLGGTLRDLDADAAWHATQASAYPDALVQLSWLGASSRSGDVIVSAASGWDLRARFEPVPHVSTHGALLREQMLVPLIVDCATTRVPQRTADIVPSALDLLAIRAHAEFDGRSFLR; from the coding sequence GTGACGCATGATACCACCGCGGCACGGCGCTTGCTCCTTGTGGTGGCCGACGGCGTGCGCCCCGATGTGCTCGCCGAGGAGATGGACGCCGGGCGCGCGCCCACCTTGGCGGCGTTGCGGGCGCGCGGGAGCGCGCACACGGTCACCACGTCGTTCCCGTCCGTCACCGGGCCGGCGTACGTGCCGTTCCTCATGGGACAGCATCCGGCCCGCGTGGGACTGCCCGGCCTCCGCTGGTACGATCGCAGCCGCACGCTGCGCTGGGCGCCGGGGCAGTCGCGCAGTTACGCGGGCATCGACATCTGGCATGTGGACGGCGATGTCGCCGCGCACGTACCCACGCTGCTCGAGTACGCGCAGCCGTCGCTCGCCGCCATGAGCATGATTGGTCGCGGTGCCACGCACGGGCGCATCGGCCGCGGCGTGGGATGGATGCTGCGGGCCGCGCCGGCGCACTTTCGGGGCGATCTCCAGGGGTGGCGACGGGTGGAGCGACAGGCCACGGCGGCCTTTCTCTCCCGCTTCAGGACGGTGCGCCCCCGGATGGCCGTGCTGGCCATCCTGAGTGCCGACAAGTTCGCCCACAAGCATGGCGCACGCTCCGCGGTGGTGCGCACCGCCATTGCCGATGTCGATGCCGCCGTGGCTCAGGCGCTGGCTATCGCCAGTCGCGACGGCTGGCGTGAGTCGCTCCACGTGTGGGTCACGGGGGACCATGGCCACGACGAGGTGACCAACCACGAGGACCTCCACGGCTGGCTGCAGGGCGAAGGGTTGCGCGTGCGGGCGCACCCGCAATTGCGCGTGAGCAATCCCGACGTCGTGCTCATGGTGGGCGGGAATGCCATGGCGCATCTCTATTTTGCCCCGGGAGAACGGGAGCGGCGCTGGTGGCACGCCCACGCCGCCACCTGGAATCGCCTGCTCGACAGGCTGGTGGAACGCCCGGCCATCGACCTGCTCGCCGTGAACCGTGATGCGCACACGGTGCAGGTGCGCCACGCCGCCCACGGCGCGGCCGAAGTGCGGCGCCACGATGGCCCGCAGGGGTCGCGCTGGTCGTACGTGTGCAACGACGGCGACCCGCTGGGGCTCGGGGGAACCCTGCGGGACCTCGACGCCGATGCGGCCTGGCACGCCACGCAGGCCTCGGCCTACCCGGATGCCCTGGTGCAGCTGTCGTGGCTTGGCGCCTCCTCACGGTCGGGGGACGTGATCGTGTCGGCGGCCAGCGGGTGGGATCTGCGCGCGCGCTTCGAACCGGTGCCGCACGTTTCCACCCACGGCGCCCTGCTGCGCGAGCAGATGCTGGTACCGCTCATTGTGGATTGTGCCACTACGCGTGTGCCGCAACGCACGGCCGACATCGTACCGTCGGCGTTGGATTTGCTGGCGATTCGCGCCCATGCCGAATTCGATGGGCGATCCTTCCTGCGGTAG
- a CDS encoding nucleoside triphosphate pyrophosphohydrolase family protein has product MTFDDYQQLAARTLGRDRTYEQQLANAALGLTGEAGETAEIIKKHLFHATPLDRDALVKELGDCLWYIGAFASVLDIPLEEIAQRNIDKLRRRYPDGFDPERSRTRAE; this is encoded by the coding sequence ATGACGTTCGATGACTATCAGCAGCTGGCGGCCCGCACACTGGGACGCGATCGCACCTACGAGCAGCAGCTCGCCAACGCGGCGCTCGGGCTTACCGGTGAAGCGGGCGAGACCGCCGAGATCATCAAGAAGCATCTCTTCCATGCCACGCCACTGGATCGCGATGCGCTGGTGAAGGAGCTCGGTGATTGCCTCTGGTATATCGGCGCATTCGCGAGCGTGCTGGATATCCCACTCGAGGAAATCGCCCAGCGCAACATCGACAAGTTGCGAAGGCGCTATCCGGACGGCTTTGATCCCGAGCGCAGTCGCACGCGAGCCGAGTAG
- the queG gene encoding tRNA epoxyqueuosine(34) reductase QueG, with translation MLTERLKAEAYGLGFDAAGVARLGEPATRAAFEAWLAAGHQGSMAYLEGEGAALRRDSRLPHPGATHALVVAASYGGRAPAGPVARYARGDDYHVVLRERVRELHGWLEREVGRPVNARPYVDSGPILERDLAQRAGLGWVGKNTMLIVPGAGSHLFLASLFVDVALEEDAPFEADRCGTCTRCLDACPTGALPSPRVLDATRCISYLTIEHRGPIPPALREGVGGLLYGCDICNDVCPWTVKFAREAMAPEFAPRALFAESHDRDGTRALARSICMMDAADYAAAFKGSAIKRAKLWMLQRNACVVLGNVGTDEDLAVLEGMREHEHEVVREQAAWSIERLAHREYGS, from the coding sequence TTGCTGACCGAGCGGCTCAAGGCCGAGGCGTACGGGCTCGGCTTTGATGCGGCTGGCGTGGCGCGGCTTGGCGAACCGGCCACGCGCGCGGCCTTCGAGGCCTGGCTGGCGGCCGGGCATCAGGGCTCCATGGCGTATCTGGAGGGGGAGGGGGCGGCGTTGCGGCGCGACAGCCGCCTGCCCCACCCCGGTGCCACCCACGCGCTGGTCGTGGCGGCTTCGTATGGCGGGCGGGCACCGGCGGGGCCGGTGGCGCGCTACGCACGCGGCGACGACTACCACGTGGTGCTGCGCGAGCGGGTGCGGGAGCTGCACGGCTGGCTGGAGCGCGAAGTGGGGCGCCCGGTGAACGCGCGCCCGTACGTGGACAGCGGCCCCATTCTCGAGCGGGATCTGGCGCAGCGCGCGGGGCTCGGGTGGGTGGGGAAGAACACCATGCTCATCGTGCCGGGGGCCGGCTCACACCTGTTCCTGGCGTCGCTGTTCGTGGATGTGGCGCTCGAGGAGGATGCACCGTTCGAGGCCGATCGTTGCGGCACGTGCACCCGCTGCCTGGACGCCTGTCCCACGGGGGCGCTCCCGTCGCCGCGGGTGCTCGACGCGACCCGCTGCATCAGCTACCTCACCATCGAGCACCGCGGGCCGATCCCGCCGGCACTGCGCGAGGGTGTGGGTGGGCTGCTGTACGGCTGCGACATCTGCAATGACGTGTGTCCATGGACCGTGAAGTTCGCGCGGGAGGCGATGGCGCCCGAGTTCGCACCGCGAGCGCTGTTCGCGGAGTCACACGATCGCGACGGCACGCGCGCGTTGGCGCGCTCGATCTGCATGATGGATGCGGCCGATTATGCCGCGGCGTTCAAGGGGAGTGCGATCAAGCGGGCCAAGCTGTGGATGCTGCAGCGCAACGCGTGCGTGGTGCTGGGGAACGTGGGCACCGACGAGGATCTGGCGGTGCTGGAGGGGATGCGCGAGCACGAGCACGAGGTGGTGCGGGAGCAGGCGGCGTGGAGCATCGAACGTCTCGCCCATAGGGAGTACGGGTCGTAA